The following proteins are co-located in the Psilocybe cubensis strain MGC-MH-2018 chromosome 5, whole genome shotgun sequence genome:
- a CDS encoding Palmitoyltransferase ZDHHC16B, which produces MLEMQKIATRGMAYLVLSTFCLCASGYDKFFDSIGVSYKPWDHHVPEIMFAMMYILSIVLCFAVGVMLSYHLYGISWGETTVEAQDHDEYRKKAKARNEEFVNSYDVGKKKNLAFFFNLGDSGYSLWTLILPLRINPYTDGFSWARRDGYERHQGIRQGEELTDEEDDDV; this is translated from the exons GGCCTACCTCGTCCTTTCCACTTTCTGCTTATGCGCTTCTGGATACGATAAATTCTTTGATTCCATTGGAGTATCTTATAAG CCTTGGGACCATCACGTCCCAGAAATAATGTTTGCCATGATGTATATTCTCTCAATTGTTCTATGCTTTGCAGTCGGTGTCATGTTATCATATCATCTATACGGCATCTCCTGGGGTGAGACCACCGTCGAAGCCCAGGACCACGACGAATACCGGAAAAAGGCGAAGGCTAGAAATGAG GAATTTGTCAACTCCTACGATGTAGG CAAAAAGAAGAATTTGGCGTTCTTTTTCAATTTAGGAGACTCTGGGTA TTCCTTATGGACTCTCATTTTACCTTTGCGTATTAATCCGTACACCGACGGATTTTCATGGGCGCGCCGTGATGGTTATGAGCGACACCAAGGAATACGCCAGGGAGAAGAGCTCacggatgaagaagatgacgatgtgTAA